In Blastopirellula sp. J2-11, a single genomic region encodes these proteins:
- a CDS encoding tetratricopeptide repeat protein yields MDAQQAVDAGLALLDQGKRDEALEHLEHALGLEPKHGQAWFAKGCVMSESGRVRDAAHCYLQALQYAPAYAALILFDLGNCFRDMGEGERALECFQSVTELEPDNADGWINQGVVLDNLGRAEEAIPCYDAAIRLAPNDVDAWANRGNCLRALREFAEAIECYEKALELNPQSRAALAGRGICVAELGEPERGLSLLDQCQSDPPFPPLLIERATILTQLERFEEAIADIDQAVRLGANFPEAWSNRGECLMRLGQFPEAVISFETALTRSSTFVPALYGKARALCLCQQMDAARETLELYFTVADEEDRRWEAAQQLREFCEEEEE; encoded by the coding sequence ATGGATGCTCAGCAAGCGGTTGATGCGGGCCTTGCCCTTTTGGACCAAGGGAAGCGGGATGAAGCTCTGGAGCATCTGGAGCATGCACTTGGCTTGGAACCGAAGCATGGTCAGGCATGGTTCGCCAAAGGCTGCGTGATGAGCGAATCGGGGCGCGTCCGCGACGCCGCCCACTGTTATCTGCAGGCGCTGCAATATGCCCCCGCCTACGCTGCGTTGATCTTGTTCGATCTGGGCAACTGTTTTCGCGACATGGGTGAAGGAGAACGCGCCCTGGAGTGTTTTCAGTCGGTGACCGAACTGGAGCCAGACAATGCCGATGGTTGGATCAACCAAGGGGTCGTGCTAGATAATCTTGGCCGAGCCGAAGAAGCGATACCATGCTATGACGCGGCGATCCGATTGGCGCCGAATGATGTGGACGCGTGGGCGAACCGGGGAAATTGTCTCCGAGCATTGCGCGAATTCGCCGAAGCGATCGAGTGCTATGAAAAAGCGCTCGAGTTGAACCCGCAAAGCCGAGCCGCATTGGCCGGTCGAGGAATCTGCGTCGCGGAACTGGGAGAGCCGGAACGCGGCTTGAGCTTGCTTGACCAGTGCCAGAGCGATCCTCCTTTTCCGCCGCTGTTGATTGAACGAGCGACGATTCTCACGCAACTGGAGCGGTTTGAGGAAGCGATCGCCGACATCGATCAGGCGGTGCGACTCGGCGCCAATTTTCCCGAAGCGTGGAGCAATCGCGGCGAGTGCCTGATGCGACTGGGGCAATTTCCGGAAGCGGTCATTTCGTTTGAGACGGCGCTTACGCGCAGTTCGACGTTTGTGCCGGCGCTCTACGGCAAGGCCCGAGCGCTATGTCTCTGTCAGCAGATGGACGCTGCCCGCGAAACCTTGGAGTTGTACTTCACCGTCGCCGACGAAGAGGATCGGCGTTGGGAAGCGGCGCAGCAGCTGCGTGAGTTTTGTGAAGAGGAAGAGGAGTAA
- a CDS encoding DUF1559 domain-containing protein yields the protein MRHINLITPPTKPRRGFTLVELLVVIAIIGVLIALLLPAVQQAREAARRMQCINNLKQIGLAMHNYHDTYNSLPPGWLRRGDTNDPQYGWGTNLLPQIEQGALYDQLSPGEIRLRERYTSSATDTDKALLQTVIKGYRCPSDVTGDLNDRVDFGVNDHFDIATSNYVCNLGYDAVTNSTAGDGMFYGSSYLGLRDVLDGTSNTLLVGERDGGPSYSDPDYPFGAAVWAGVGRSGSGSENGVSRTGARVGFIINHDYGDSVNRGKGMSSLHPGGINILLCDASARFLTETADRTNVVIPLGKRADGTVFELP from the coding sequence ATGCGACATATCAATCTGATCACTCCGCCGACAAAGCCGCGGCGAGGCTTTACGTTGGTCGAACTACTGGTGGTGATCGCTATCATCGGCGTTCTGATCGCGTTGCTCTTACCGGCCGTGCAACAAGCGCGCGAAGCGGCTCGTCGCATGCAATGCATCAACAATCTGAAACAGATCGGGTTGGCGATGCACAACTATCATGACACGTACAACAGCCTGCCGCCGGGCTGGCTGCGACGCGGCGACACGAATGATCCGCAATACGGCTGGGGGACGAATCTCTTGCCGCAAATCGAGCAAGGAGCGCTCTATGATCAACTCTCTCCCGGCGAAATTCGCCTGAGAGAGCGATATACTTCTTCGGCGACCGATACCGATAAAGCGCTGCTGCAAACAGTGATTAAGGGATATCGCTGCCCGAGTGATGTGACCGGCGATCTCAACGATCGCGTCGATTTTGGCGTGAACGATCATTTTGACATCGCCACGTCCAACTACGTCTGCAATCTGGGCTACGACGCGGTAACCAACTCCACGGCTGGCGACGGCATGTTTTACGGCAGTAGTTACTTAGGTCTTCGCGACGTTCTCGACGGCACCAGCAATACGCTGCTGGTCGGTGAGCGTGACGGCGGTCCTTCGTATTCCGACCCTGACTATCCCTTTGGCGCAGCGGTCTGGGCCGGCGTCGGCCGAAGCGGCAGCGGTTCAGAAAACGGCGTCAGCCGAACCGGAGCTCGGGTTGGATTTATTATCAACCATGATTACGGAGATAGCGTCAACCGCGGAAAAGGGATGTCTAGCTTACACCCCGGCGGTATCAACATCCTTCTCTGCGACGCCTCGGCTCGTTTTCTGACGGAAACTGCCGATCGCACCAACGTGGTCATTCCGCTGGGGAAACGTGCCGACGGAACTGTATTTGAACTTCCCTAA
- a CDS encoding alkaline phosphatase D family protein produces the protein MKRRSSLKLIAFGLPLTVASTSFAGAPGGPFFGCGVKVGEATSDSAVLWTRLCSVDQGDKAFQLPGVAGKVRVKYAPADQPEKTQATAWKPALAKHDYTVQCALTNLSPGTKYAYVVEAEADGRTNATDGTFQTAPESGSTEPIRFVVTTCHAYETMDVPGRGVKIYPSMLRLEPQFFVHTGDNVYYDRDVPPLATNAGLARLHWHRMANLPLHRQFHRNIASYFIKDDHDVLKDDAWPGQKYHDLTFEEGQAIMLEQTPHGELPYRTVRWGKDLQIWLMEGRDFRDPNRKQDGPDKSIWGDEQWNWLQETVDASDATFHVLISPTPIVGPDRPKGKRDNHSNAAWRNEGDRVRQFIGDRKNMFVICGDRHWQFFSIDSETKVREFGCGPSTDQHAGGWDPNNVLPEHQFLRVQGGFLSVETSRLETNAPRITFRHHDVDGEVVHEAKFLTEET, from the coding sequence ATGAAACGCCGTTCGTCACTCAAATTGATCGCTTTTGGACTACCGCTGACGGTCGCTTCGACCAGCTTTGCCGGCGCTCCAGGCGGTCCCTTCTTCGGCTGCGGCGTCAAAGTCGGCGAAGCGACCTCCGACAGCGCGGTCTTGTGGACGCGGCTTTGTTCGGTCGACCAGGGCGACAAGGCGTTTCAATTGCCGGGCGTCGCAGGAAAGGTGCGCGTCAAATACGCCCCGGCCGATCAGCCTGAAAAAACGCAAGCGACCGCTTGGAAACCGGCGCTCGCCAAACACGACTACACGGTTCAATGTGCGTTGACCAACTTGTCGCCCGGTACGAAGTACGCCTATGTGGTGGAAGCCGAAGCGGATGGCCGAACCAACGCGACCGACGGCACGTTTCAGACGGCGCCAGAGTCGGGGTCGACCGAACCGATTCGTTTCGTCGTCACGACTTGTCACGCCTATGAAACGATGGACGTGCCGGGCCGCGGCGTGAAGATCTACCCGTCGATGCTGCGTCTGGAGCCGCAGTTTTTTGTCCATACCGGCGACAACGTCTACTACGATCGAGACGTGCCGCCGCTGGCGACCAACGCCGGTCTCGCGCGACTCCACTGGCACCGGATGGCCAATCTGCCGCTGCACCGTCAGTTTCATCGCAACATCGCCAGTTATTTCATCAAAGACGACCACGATGTTTTGAAAGATGACGCCTGGCCAGGACAGAAGTACCACGATCTAACCTTCGAGGAAGGTCAAGCGATCATGCTTGAGCAGACCCCGCACGGCGAACTGCCGTATCGCACGGTTCGCTGGGGCAAGGATCTGCAGATTTGGCTGATGGAGGGACGCGATTTTCGCGATCCCAACCGCAAACAGGACGGGCCCGACAAGTCGATCTGGGGCGACGAGCAGTGGAACTGGCTGCAAGAGACGGTCGACGCGTCGGACGCGACGTTTCACGTGCTCATCAGCCCCACGCCGATCGTGGGACCAGACCGTCCGAAAGGGAAACGTGACAACCATTCCAACGCCGCCTGGCGAAACGAAGGGGACCGCGTGCGGCAGTTTATCGGGGATCGAAAAAACATGTTCGTGATCTGCGGCGATCGGCATTGGCAGTTCTTCTCCATCGATTCAGAAACCAAGGTACGCGAGTTTGGCTGTGGCCCCAGCACCGACCAGCACGCCGGCGGCTGGGACCCCAACAACGTCTTGCCCGAGCATCAGTTCCTCCGCGTTCAAGGCGGTTTCCTGAGCGTCGAGACGAGCCGACTGGAAACGAACGCGCCGCGGATCACCTTTCGCCATCATGACGTCGATGGAGAGGTCGTTCACGAAGCGAAATTCCTAACCGAGGAAACATGA
- a CDS encoding carboxypeptidase-like regulatory domain-containing protein, giving the protein MNMFSYFNHSTPSHRLWVSVFLGLMVWTGCGGASYDVAPVTGQAMLDGKPLPAACVRFLPQVAGRPASAITDQEGRYELRYTVDSYGAPPGTYRVEITTGGLSADESRHIKELVPAEYNEKTELLVEVKSEPNVIDFDLQSK; this is encoded by the coding sequence ATGAATATGTTCTCCTATTTCAACCATTCGACGCCGTCGCATCGGCTGTGGGTCAGCGTCTTTTTGGGGCTGATGGTTTGGACTGGCTGCGGCGGCGCCTCTTACGACGTCGCCCCGGTAACCGGCCAGGCCATGTTAGACGGAAAGCCCCTGCCAGCGGCGTGCGTCCGGTTCCTTCCTCAGGTTGCAGGCCGCCCTGCGTCCGCGATCACCGATCAAGAAGGACGCTATGAATTGCGTTACACGGTAGATAGCTACGGCGCACCGCCAGGAACCTACCGCGTCGAAATCACGACCGGCGGGTTATCGGCGGACGAAAGTCGCCACATCAAGGAACTCGTTCCTGCCGAGTACAACGAGAAAACCGAACTCCTCGTCGAAGTCAAAAGCGAGCCGAACGTGATCGATTTTGACTTGCAGAGCAAGTGA
- a CDS encoding DUF1559 domain-containing protein, whose amino-acid sequence MLYIFNSPSPRNRRLGFTLVELLVVIAIIGVLIALLLPAVQQAREAARRMQCTNNQKQLGLALHNYHDVNRSFPAGFHNRNGWSWCTFLLPYVEQNAMYDQLSVTTSRMDFSDSNILSGAQTKITDFRCPSDSAPDLNDYLTPKGSDDSRPEVALANYVGSMGPDNAAVTDSPGNGIFWALSYIKMRDILDGTSNTFLLGERNYFVNKGSLWVGVTHSSTGSSDKKMTLASVRTSDGALNDPTNVKCFSSLHPGGALFTFCDGSVQFIPETIDAAYDYTNSSGTQTISTYQRLGCRNDGVPIGSY is encoded by the coding sequence ATGCTCTACATTTTCAATTCACCATCACCACGAAATCGACGACTTGGCTTTACACTGGTTGAATTGCTGGTGGTGATCGCCATCATCGGCGTCCTGATCGCATTATTGCTTCCGGCCGTGCAACAAGCGCGGGAAGCGGCGCGTCGGATGCAATGCACGAACAACCAAAAACAACTCGGCTTAGCGTTGCACAACTATCACGATGTCAACCGATCCTTCCCCGCGGGATTTCATAACCGCAACGGCTGGAGCTGGTGCACGTTCCTACTGCCATACGTCGAGCAGAATGCGATGTACGATCAGCTCAGCGTCACGACTTCACGCATGGACTTTAGCGACAGCAACATTCTGTCGGGCGCACAAACGAAAATCACCGATTTCCGCTGCCCTTCCGACTCTGCGCCCGATCTGAATGACTACCTGACGCCCAAAGGGAGCGACGACTCGCGGCCAGAGGTCGCGTTGGCCAACTATGTCGGCAGCATGGGACCTGACAACGCGGCGGTGACCGACTCGCCGGGGAATGGTATTTTCTGGGCGCTAAGCTACATCAAAATGCGCGATATCCTTGACGGGACGAGCAATACGTTTCTCTTGGGCGAGCGAAACTACTTCGTCAACAAGGGCTCCCTATGGGTTGGCGTGACCCATTCCAGCACAGGCAGCTCTGACAAAAAAATGACGCTGGCCTCTGTGAGAACCAGCGACGGCGCCTTGAACGACCCAACCAACGTAAAGTGTTTTAGCAGCCTGCACCCCGGCGGGGCGCTGTTTACCTTCTGCGACGGGTCGGTCCAATTCATTCCCGAAACGATCGACGCCGCCTACGACTATACGAACTCTTCTGGTACGCAGACGATCAGCACCTACCAACGCCTAGGATGCCGCAACGACGGCGTGCCGATAGGATCCTATTAA
- a CDS encoding DUF1559 domain-containing protein — protein sequence MLFYFNSPSPQYWRRGFTLVELLVVIAIIGVLIALLLPAVQQAREAARRMECTNNQKQIGLALHNFHDTHGQFPSGGEIDGDDACSGSKSRARAPWTVRILPYMEQNSLYEQFDLTEKFPWGWDDAYETPDPDQGAVNQGPAIQVITAYHCPSNPLSDNSTPVLDYLGVMGGGTEASEYKACSSSGFGGSLIYNNGILYSDSKTGFRDIIDGTTNSFMVGESIYFKGPNSDDETFSWASGWVGGKSAPSGCATVRGINSGPDVLHETEVDLWADSTGTFGSVHPGGALFLLGDASVQFVPETIEINIYRQLGIRNDALPVGGLP from the coding sequence ATGCTTTTTTACTTCAATTCACCCTCACCACAATATTGGCGACGAGGCTTCACGCTGGTCGAATTATTGGTGGTGATTGCGATCATCGGCGTCTTAATCGCGTTATTGCTGCCGGCCGTGCAACAAGCGCGCGAAGCGGCTCGCCGAATGGAATGTACCAACAACCAGAAACAGATCGGCTTGGCGCTGCATAACTTTCATGACACCCACGGGCAATTTCCTTCGGGGGGCGAAATCGACGGCGATGACGCATGCAGCGGTTCAAAATCAAGAGCTCGCGCTCCATGGACGGTTCGGATCTTGCCGTATATGGAACAAAACAGTCTGTACGAACAGTTCGACCTGACGGAAAAATTTCCGTGGGGCTGGGACGACGCCTACGAGACCCCTGATCCCGATCAGGGGGCGGTCAATCAAGGTCCGGCGATTCAGGTTATCACCGCATATCACTGCCCCTCGAATCCCTTATCCGACAACTCCACGCCTGTCTTAGATTATTTGGGCGTGATGGGAGGCGGTACCGAAGCGTCCGAGTACAAAGCATGCTCGAGCAGCGGTTTCGGCGGATCGCTGATTTACAATAACGGCATTCTCTATAGCGACAGCAAAACCGGATTCCGCGATATCATCGACGGAACGACCAATAGCTTTATGGTGGGCGAATCGATTTACTTCAAAGGCCCCAACAGCGACGACGAAACGTTTAGCTGGGCATCTGGATGGGTCGGCGGTAAGAGCGCTCCTAGCGGATGCGCAACCGTCCGAGGCATCAACTCGGGCCCTGATGTCTTACATGAAACCGAGGTCGATCTCTGGGCCGATTCGACAGGAACCTTTGGAAGCGTCCACCCAGGCGGAGCCCTCTTTCTGCTGGGAGACGCCTCCGTGCAGTTTGTGCCCGAAACGATCGAAATCAACATCTATCGCCAACTTGGCATTCGAAACGATGCGCTGCCGGTGGGCGGCTTGCCTTAA